The sequence CTGATTTGAGATTATACAGAGAACATTTTGACCCAGTTACGGGATAGATGCTACGTAGTCAACGAAACAACGTATCGGTAGTCGGTGTCTTATCGGCCAAAGCCATACCGTTTCAGGGGAATTACTATTTGGCAGGTCCCATTATGTCGTAGCACGCAATCCATATGTCAATGACGAAGTGGGTTTCATCCATGTCGATTTCAGGACCTAACCAGAGTCGGTTCCAGTGGTTTCTCATCTCGTTCGTGACTCTTGGAACCATCTCGCTAGTCACCCTCTGGGCCGCTAATATTACTAGCATTCGAGTATACTTTGTCGGACTGTTTCTGACTCTGCTGGTAACCAGTGAGGTGTTCCCGCCGTTGGCAGACAAGCAGTGGTGGCGTGGGCTACAGCTCGTCAAACTCGTCGGTTGGCTTATTACTCTTTCTCTCCTATTTAAGCGGGTCAGTGCAGTGGTCTAACCCCTTTCGAGTTTCTGAAGCGAGACGTGACAGGGGGGTTTGATAACAGCTTTATATGGGGTGTGAGCCAATGCTGTCAGCCATTGGTGACAGTAACCCAGAGATGCGTGCGGCGGTACGCGTTCTCAGGACGGGGATTCGCCCCGACTGGTGCGTCGTTGCGGTAGAGCAGATATGAGATTCGAATGTTCTCACCGACTAGCGTGGGGGTGATTTCGTGCGAGCGCTTGAGCGTTTCACCTGCCGCGACACGGTTCTTGAACCGATCAATTCGTGCGGTGGCTAGGACAGTGCCGTTCTCGATTTTCTGAGCAACGACAACAATTGTGTAATTCAGCTCTTGGCCTTCATGATTGCCGATAGTGACCTGAACAGTCCGCGAACTGCCGAGCGGAATCTGTGACGGATACTCAGCGGCAACAGGTTCTCCGTTGGCGGATTCCGTTACCAGCGCGAACTCAGTGAACTGTTCACCCCGTTCCGCCGATATGGCCGCGTAGCCGATCCCGGAACCAGAGACAAGAAGACCCAGTATAAGCAGGATGTATAGTGTCGAGACACTTCCAGAAGGGTTCAGAGACACTCGGCTCTGTACAGTTGTCCCCCACCGCAAGGGACTGAAACGCTCATCTGATGGCACCCGCATCCGTCGGATCGTTGCGGCAATCGTGAAGATGGCAGTCGTTATTCCGATAGAGAGTTGGTACGGTCCGGTGGTCGAACCAGGCGAAAGCAAGACTAGTCCGAGCCCCAGTAGTGGAACTATACAGACACTACTCCCGACTGCAAGGACGAGTCGTTCACCGACAGAAATTCGTCCCACTTGGCCATCAGATGATCCATCGGTCTCAGTAGAACTGCGTGGGAATAAAAGCGCAACGAGAGCGTATCCTGGTGCAATAAGTATCGCTACCAACCCCAGAAAGGCCCCTACAGATGAGTCTTTGACATACCCTTGGGCAGCAGCGAGATGCCAGAGGCCGAGGAGCCCGACTAGCAGAAGATCGATCGGGAGCGTCTCCGTCTCAATGTTCGCATCTGCGTCAGTAGCCATTATCACTCGATGAGAGCGTAGTAGTAAAATTAGACAGTTACTACCAGTGCATGTAACTGATCAGTGTCAAACGGAGTCGTCCGCAATCTCTTCGAAAAGTCTGTCTGGGTTGAGAGCACGCTGTCTCCACTTGGCAAGTTTCCGCTGACAAAGTAGCTATTCACAACACCCTCATCCAGTTGTACATGACTGGGTCGTTGGTCCCCTATCTCTGTCAAACAGATCGTTGAGCGTACGGTCAATTCGCCCTCAGGAAGACACGTGAGTCGGCGCCGTGCGGACAGTGGGTACCGGCGCTGGTCACTCAGGGGCTGTGACTGTTTCTCTGGCAGGGAGTTCCGGAACCGCATCGAGAATTTGAACGGCGGCTGTTCCATCGCCGAAAGGCGTTTCCCACTCTCCAGCCTTTCCACGCATTTGTGTCGCCGCCGCAGTGATACTACTCGGCTCCCGGCCGGCAACGCAGTTTGCACCGACAAATGCCGTCTCAGGACGTTCAGTGCCATACCTGAGCGTCACACACGGTGTCCCGAGGATGCTTGTTTCCTCCTGGACACCACCTGAGTCGGTGAACACTAGGTCCGCTGTACTCTCTAGCCGGAGAAAATCGAAGAAGCCCAGTGGTTCGATGAGGCGAACTTGATCGGGGACTGCAATACCGAACTCTTCGAGACGGTCCTCCGCTCGGGGATGGATCGGGTAGATGGCTTCCTGTTCCGCTTGAACGCTTGCCCGTGCAACGCCGCTGAGAATCCGCTCGAACGCTTCCCGGTCGTCAACTGTTTCCGCCCGGTGAGCGGTCAAGAGGTCGAACTGGCCGTCGGAAACGCCGAGTTCACTCAGAATCCGACTTTTGTTTGCAGCCTCATCATCATAGATTTCAACTGCATCGACGATCGTATTCCCAGTAACAGTGATACGGTCCGCAGGGATCCCTTCGTCGCGGAGTAACGCTGCTGTCTCGGCGGTCGGTGGGAAAAGGTAATCAGAGATGTGATCAATGATGACGCGGTTCGTCTCTTCAGGCATATCGTCATCGAAACTTCGAAGCCCGGCTTCGACGTGAGCCACGTCGACATCCATCTTACTCCCTGCGAGTGCACCCGCGAGAGTCGAGTTCGTATCCCCTTGGACAAATACCACTGTGGGCTCGGTATCCTGAAGTTCTTCTTCAATGCCAGCGAGCATCGCACCAGTTTGTGCCCCGTGATCGTCAGATCCGACTTCGAGGTTCGTATCTGGGGGTGATAACCCGAGTTGTCGGAAAAAGACAGTATCCAGCGAGTCTGAATAATGCTGACCAGTATGGACAATGTGTGTGTTGACACCACGCCGATGGCACTCCTGAATTACCGGGGCTAGCTTGATAATCTCGGGACGCGTCCCAAGAACGAACCCCACAGTGCTGTTAGTCATTGTTGGCCCTGATCCGTAAGTCGAACAGCCGGTGATAGCTCCAGCCAGTCAATTTCATACCGGTTCCGTGAGTAGCCGCAGGATTTGTTATAGGCTTCCTACGCCATTGATCATGGCCAGTCGTCCGCGAGTCAAATTGGTGCTGTCAGAAAATCATCTGTAACGCTGGATCAAATTGTCCGGACATCAAACCCGTGCTCAGCCCACCGATTCGCGTCGATGACATCAACCGGGTCGATCACAGTTCGGCCCGCCATCTTTGACCTGATGGCTTCCGGGTTGAGATCTACAAACTCATCGTGTGCTGCCCCGAATATCACCGCATCAGCATCTCTTACTGCCGTCTCAAGGGTTTCAAGCTGTAATCTGGAGTCCGTCGCCCGTGGGTCGTGAATAGTGACTGATCCCTCGTCCCAACCCCCATCCATAGCTGGGCGAGTGTCCACCGTGACAGTCCCGAGCAGTTTGGCTATTTCCAAACCTGGACTATTGCGAGTGTCGCTGACGTTACCTTTGTACGTAATCC is a genomic window of Haloarcula sp. H-GB4 containing:
- the wecB gene encoding non-hydrolyzing UDP-N-acetylglucosamine 2-epimerase, producing MTNSTVGFVLGTRPEIIKLAPVIQECHRRGVNTHIVHTGQHYSDSLDTVFFRQLGLSPPDTNLEVGSDDHGAQTGAMLAGIEEELQDTEPTVVFVQGDTNSTLAGALAGSKMDVDVAHVEAGLRSFDDDMPEETNRVIIDHISDYLFPPTAETAALLRDEGIPADRITVTGNTIVDAVEIYDDEAANKSRILSELGVSDGQFDLLTAHRAETVDDREAFERILSGVARASVQAEQEAIYPIHPRAEDRLEEFGIAVPDQVRLIEPLGFFDFLRLESTADLVFTDSGGVQEETSILGTPCVTLRYGTERPETAFVGANCVAGREPSSITAAATQMRGKAGEWETPFGDGTAAVQILDAVPELPARETVTAPE
- a CDS encoding DUF1616 domain-containing protein, translated to MATDADANIETETLPIDLLLVGLLGLWHLAAAQGYVKDSSVGAFLGLVAILIAPGYALVALLFPRSSTETDGSSDGQVGRISVGERLVLAVGSSVCIVPLLGLGLVLLSPGSTTGPYQLSIGITTAIFTIAATIRRMRVPSDERFSPLRWGTTVQSRVSLNPSGSVSTLYILLILGLLVSGSGIGYAAISAERGEQFTEFALVTESANGEPVAAEYPSQIPLGSSRTVQVTIGNHEGQELNYTIVVVAQKIENGTVLATARIDRFKNRVAAGETLKRSHEITPTLVGENIRISYLLYRNDAPVGANPRPENAYRRTHLWVTVTNG